The DNA region aggtgtgaagggacagatGCTGATGAGTGTGACACCCTTTCCAGAACaaggggtgtgggcggacatttattggggagaacttgagcctgagacctcacctggtgtcggggttgtggcattgtttcagagctggaggccctggctgtcgatgctgagtccctttgccccgccagttgatccctatcatgtcactctattttatgaccgtgagaataatgaggtctatcaggatgcgtttagagaaaagttacaaggaaatttctggatgattacatcaccgtgtttgtttgtggggcctgagggtgtggctgcgcaggttgaccttactgctgaacaaaatgagtggtatgagatgggtgaggaagcgtgtccccacgttacccttgccatccatgctgaacatcaggcaaaggaccttggtcctatgataaaaaggttaatgagtgtcacagattgGAGCTCAACTCAGATTCCTGGCCTGTTATATTCTCCTTCAGAAAAGAGTTACAAGATAATGCATACAACTACTAACTCAGTAATCTTACAACATCGACAGATTCAGAGgtttcatgggagagaaaagactgatcatCCGGACAGTGCACAAATTTTAAATGCACTTCCAGAAACTTTATGGTCCTCTGGCCCGACAGATGTGGGGTTGTGTTCTACTGTTGAGCCAGTGACATTCAGTGTCTCGGATTACAACCCTGTCTGGCAgagtcaatataaacacagaccaccagctgaggaaggcattcaggaaacaatagaagggctgttaatttctggggttcttgagtattccacttcagcatggaatactccgattttgccagttgagaagcaggaaaaagggaaatataggatggctcatgatttgagacgtattaattctattgtgacaacacccacagtgccagttcccaacccatatactgcaatatcagctttgtctccttcccataaatggttcacatgtattgatctggctaatgcatttttttgtctccCACTTCACTCCGCTATGCGtgacatcttttctttcacGTATAAAGGCAGACAATTACGATATACACGTTTACCACAGGGATTCATTTTATCCCCTGGTATTTTCAATCAGACATTACGGAAGTTGTTGAAGGACCTCACCCTACCAGAAGGGGTGGTCTTGATTCaatatgttgatgacattttattggcGGCTACATCAGCTGAGTCTTGTTTGTGGGCAACACAGGCACTCCTTAtgcatttgtgggaaaagggatttaaggtctctagaAAGAAGCTTCAGTGTTGTCGTCGCTCTGTGACGTTCTTAGGtagggtggtttctgctcagggTACAGGTGTATCACCAGCTCATAAATCCTCTATCCTTGAACATCCTAAgccagagactgtaaaggaaatgttgtcatttctgggtcttgcGGGCTATAGTAGACACTTTATCCCTGCATactcagaaaagactacgcccctacgtgcaatggtgaatgaacagggaatgcgtaatttgacagctcggttgacatggacaactgagggagagaaagcattcattgcccttaaacaggcactcactacagctgcacacttggcagttccagattacaaagagcctttctttttggatgtttctgaaggagaacatacagtaaatggtgttctctttcagaaaaaagggggtgaaaggaaagtattaatgtatgcaagtataatgctggaccccattgaaaacaggcagccatcgtgtgtaaggcatgtagcagggctagcaaaacttttacaaaaaacagcacatttagtgatgggtcacactctgacagttcttacaacacatagtgtggtatcactggtcaggtcagcagcattcaccatgacctcacttaggcagaccaggatggacaagattttaacggcaccacacataacatacacacatgaagggatcaatatggcagatggcatgggagagggtgaaccacacagatgtgaagagaaagtgaagaaagatgaaaaaatcagagtagatcttaagacggagccgttaaaggatccagatgaaatactattcacagacggctgttgtttcagacacccacaagagggtctgaaagctgcctatgcaatagttagacagtcagaagaaggctttgaggaagtggaaacaggaaagataaaaggtaaagagtcagcacgacttgcagaattgagggcagttattagagcattagaaatatcaaagggaaagagagtgaccatcaatacagattcagcatatgtagtgggagcaattcacttagaactttgtcaatggttgcgggcaggttttaacacagcatcaggatctcctataaaacatgaggcagagatgaggcaactgacacaggcactcatggaaccagcagaggtcgcagtcgtaaagtgcaaaggtcacagcaaagagaactctctggagggaagaggtaatgaggctgcagatcaggcagcaaagaaggctgcaggttataaaccaagttacaatttgttgttggcagagaaaacagttcatgaaattcttccaagatacgatagggaaagacttagttgtgatcaagaagaagcttctccacaggaaaaagaaaaagtttggaaggaaaggggggctgtgaaagttgaaggaatttggcggggcccagacggcagacctgttctcccgcccggtctggtagatgccgttctggaagaggcccacggcctgacacactgcgggaaaccacgaatgatgcagagaatgttcaatatgcacacactttaatgtgaaatcaacaattcgaccacatgagggcaagtttccagttgcccccatggcagggcaagaaataattatagatttcactgatatgatagacagggtcaatgggttccgatacctcttggtggcagtggatgcatacactggctgcccagaggcggttcccgtaaaagcagaagatgcaaaaagtgttattaaatttttgattaatccgatacatggtttcccaaacaaattaggtttGATAATGGCactcagtttaaaaataaagatttacaagaagtagaaaaaACATTAggccttaaacatgcatttggcaCCGTCTATCATCCACAATTACaagggaaggtagaaagaatgaatcaaacactgtagagcaaaattggcaagatatgtgctcacagtggaatgaaatggacacaggcacTTCCAattgccttgatgtcagtaagaagctctgttagctcccggACAGGATTCACTCCCTTTGAGCTCAAGCGGGGTGTTCCCTTtctgggaccaggagcagaaaatccataggccaacccagcacttttatgaaatataaatcttatgttgttcaactaaaaacgtggtcagagcacaggtggactggtccctttgaagttgtagaGTGAACATTatatgttaaccctaacatactaacataCTAACACTCTAACtcattaaccctaactctggtatcactggaatcaatgtaccccagcaggtaatccacagagaacgcttggacagattcgGAAACATCTACAGGAGACGGCACAATGATTACAGTTCTACTTTGGTGTGCGTTGTGGGGAGGATCTCAAGGCAACGTGGGAGACATCTGTCTGGGTTACACAGGGGTGATTCTTGATTACACTAAAGGGAGTGatacaacatttcagtttgatttatcaTAGGTGGCTGTAGAGACCCTGGAATTTGGAGGAACATGGACACATGTATGATCCACtttgtcagctctttttccagtggTCTCGAATAAGACATCTCCTcctacatttgtttcagtcagatccAATTTTACCTGCTTGTCACGAATGGGAAGAAGGTTGGTAGGTGACTTGCCTTCAACATGGTGTAAGTACATGGTAAATGTCACTACATGGAGTAACACTTCACACTTTCCAGTTCATcgagctgatttgttttggcacTGTGATCCGCACACTCTGATGCCAGCAATCCCACCCGACTGGTCAGGAACATGTACTCTGGTTCGTCTCCTACTCCCTATCACTCTATTAAGTTCAAAGGGGGAGCAGGTGCTACCTCCAATTAGATATAGGAGAGGAACATCATTTGATCTTACACAGGGATCCCCAACATATATTGATTCAATTGGAATTCCAAGGGGAGTCCCTGATGAATAAATTAGTGGACCAGGTATCAGCTGGATTCgaaaatttacctttaatctctgcacTGTTTCCTGTAACTCCAAATAAGAATGTGGATATAATCAATTATGTTCATTATAATGTGCAGCGATTGGCGAATCTCACCAGAGATGCAGTGGCTGGCTTGTCAGAACAGGTTGCAGCCACTTCTTTGATGACtgtgcaaaatagaatggcacttgatatgcttttagcagaaaaaggaggggtTTGTGCTATgtttggagatcaatgttgtacATTCATTCCTAATAATACAGCTCCAGATGGTTCTGTGACCCGGGCACTGGAAGGTTTGCGGACATTGTCAGACAAAATGAAGGAGCATTCTGGTGTAACTAATCCactagagaaatggatggatagaatgtttggtaaatggaaagtgatcattgtatctgttttgatgtcattaatttctgcaactgccggcttaattttgtgtggttgttgttgtattccttGTATTCTCTATGTATGTATTGTATAATCGTAACTGCAATTGAAGGAAAGCAACCTCCTCCTTACCAGATGGCTCAAATTCGAAGGGAAACCATTCCCTTGATGGGAGtaagtgatggagagatttaagggaattgacaataatttggtagtattggcctagtttaggctaggccaaaagggggattgaagagaattattttatcttgttagcatcttttatcttattagcatgtgttatactatatgttttgttttatgttacagttagtttagaagttaggaatactatatactctttagtaggaatacacataagcaagtcagttgacccttccttgacctgaagactggtcagacagttggagccagccagacaggaaagggtagatccccatcgtaaaacatgacaacgtagtttactggtgttgataagttccttggcaggaatatgacttcggacctggccatctggagaagataatggacaagaaggaccacaccaacaccaaaggaggctggaagaagaagatggggtcatccaagaagaaggactggattggactgaactagcatcaataatttacatatgtctttctataaaagactgggtcaagggatagttaggccgtcagacttcatgccctgacaattgactttgttgttgctagggttatgaactggcccagagctctgtaatatttgtatcttgaattgattctgtttgctaaatacatctgtttgctaaatacatctgtttgctaaatacatctgtttgctaaatacattctgtttgctaaatacatctgtttgctaaatacattttgaaattgacatttgtttacttgaagtcttcatttaaagaacacgcggattggcagtgacacacgagaggtactgcgatccaacaacACCAACTGGAAGGGCAGTTGGATAATTCCACCTGAAACCCATCCCGGGACTTGCCCATCCTGATGGTCCGGTGATCGTTACTGCTGGGCTCCTAGCTACACCCCGCAGACATGGCCAGGGAAACATCCTCCCATGAGCAGTGAGAAGTAAAACCCCAGCCAGGTGGCAAGGGTAGCGTCACATTACAAGGTTACATACAGCTCACACATGAGTATAAGGTTATATGTAGTTCACACAGGAATATGCAGGTCGGATATACTCATGATTATATCAGCATACACCCACAAACCCAGTCTGTTCTGTTTACACAGCCAGTTACActtagtttgtttttggttCAAGGAGCACTCTCCTGGTACACTTATGAGGAGTACTCCTCttaagaccttttttttttttgctggtaCAGGTGATACCCTCATTGATTTCTCATCATGCCCATGCCCATAAAGTGACATGGGcggttggcgctctttctttttctgagcaagaagattttttataaacggatatgccaccttcgattatatttgagaacgactcgcaaaaaaaaatccgtgaagcagcgaagccgtgaaagatgaaccgcaatatagcgagggatcactgtacatcGTTGTACAGTGTAGTGGAAGTGTTGGTTCTTTAGATGTGTCATAGTGATTCATTACCAACGGTCTCCAGGTCTCCCATTCATGATAGAGGAAAGAGTTTGATGTTGTTAGCTTCATCCAGAATACTCGAGCCTCTGAGCCGAGGTGCATTGTCTGCGGAGAATCTGTAGGAGTCGTTAGTGGCATCATAGGAACGGATATTCTGTCAGGTTGTTCATCTGCCACATCAAAATAGATTCCATCCGGTGTACATTTGATCTCTGCTTGTAGTTGACATAGCACGTCTCTTCCCAAGAGGTTGATTGGCGCATCTGCTGAATATAGAAGAGATGTGTAGATTGTTCTTTTCCCTATTTGCAATGGAACCGGCTCAGTCATTGGTATCACTTGTGTTTTCCCAAAGAAGCCTACTGTCCGAATTTTGGAAGCTGAGAGGGGAAGGTTGGCTCCATCTCTGCCTATACAAGAATAAGTAGCTCCCGTGTCTATCATAAACTGATGTCGATGATTGTACACAGTCACATTTATTGTGGGCTCTACGTGTGGACGTTGTGTTAGTATAGGCATAATTCCCTTCCCTTCAGGCTTCTTTGGGCATCCCTATTGCCAGTATGCCGCTGGACCCATCCATGGTCCATTGGTCAGTACAGTAGGCACAGTCCCAGGATGGTGGGATCCTGGGCCAGGATTTTGGGGTCCTGTCCATGGATTGATTGGACATTCTCTCTGCAAGTGTCCTATTTGTCCACATCCCCAGCATTGGAGTTCTGTCTGATACTGCGGTGGTGCTTGTCCTGGTGGGGGTCCCCTGGATTGCTGCGTTCCTTGAGGCCTTCTCCATCTAGGGCTGTCTGGCTTGGGTTAGTCACTGTTACTGATTCTGCTACATCCTTATGGCTAACCAGCTGCACATTGCCATCTTCATAGAAGTGAACCTGGATTTTCAACACTCCAGCCACCTGACCAGTAGGCTGTCCGAGGGTCAGCCTCCACTCGGACCTGCAGCAACCATTCCAGTAATTATGGGGTTGAAACTGATGCCCTTCAATGCAGGCTATGATTGACTCCTCGccctcatctgtgtttgtgtatacTGTGCAGCCCCCGGTGGGGTAGTGCTCTTTCACGTAGCCGCTGAGGGCGGAATCGATGGCATTTCTCCAGCTCTTCAGGGGAATTTCTCCATCGTATGGCTGCACGTCACTCACTTCTTTTTTGAGGTAgtcaaagcaaaaagacaagcAGTTTCGGGGGTCCAAAAACCGCCCCTGCTCCAGGGCACCATGCTTTGTGATCAGGACTGGCTCATCATAGCCCTCTAGTCTGATGGGAGTAAACTGATCCATGTTGTATTTGGCAAAAGCCTGTGATGCTCCCTCCTTAAGGAGGTTATCATTGCTGAGAAGAACCCGCACATCATTGAAGACCTCGTTgaactctcctggtggagcatGGGTCACAAAGGTGGTGACTACGCTCACCTTCTCGTCATCTGACAGTGGATCATTCGTGTCAGCCATCTTGGCTCCCCTCATTGGTGGGCTACCCCTTCCTCTGCCAGCTGTAGGCTGCTGGATGCTTCCCCCTTGATTGAGGTGCACGTGGATTGGTGGCATTTGTTCAGTTTGGagttgaccagcaggtggcactgCAGAAAGAGCTTGGGGCACAGCAGGTGTCGCCTGTGAAGCAGGCGGTGGAGACATTACGGGTGTAACTATGGGTGCTTGCGTCACTCTCTCAACTGTCGGTTCTTTCTCGGGCTCTGGGTCAGCTGCCCTCACTGCTGCTTGGGGTCTGTGTTTCTCTcgttcctttttttgttttgccagTTCCCCTATTTGCAGTTGCGTCAGTTTATTGGCCAGTATCTTGTTCTGATCTTCAAGGGCCTGCTTCTCGGCCCTATATGCATTCACATAGTGAATTATATGCTCAGAGAAGACGGTCCAGGTCATTTTCATCAGCCCTACCACTCCATTTAGCTTGACCTGTACTTCTTTTGGCATAGCGTTCTTTATGTACATCATAAATAAGGCCCTTGTTGTTTCTGTACTGCCCCACTCACTCCCAGTCTCAGTCTTCCACATTTTCTGATAACTATGCAGGAATTGTGAAGGACTGTCTTCTTCCTTCAAGGATTCTTTTTCTAACTTGGTGGGGTCCATGCGTGAGGGGTACTTCTCTCTCAGGACCTTCCATACTTCGGTTCGCATCTGGTCAAAGGGCACCTCATCGTGTTGATGTGTCACTGTCATTCCTCTGTATCCGGCTGCCCTGAAGATCTCTGCAGTGGCTGTTTGTCCTACTGTTTTTATCAGCAGCGCTTTGATGTCGCCGCCTGCCAGGTTGATCCCTCCAGTGATCTCCTCGAGCTTCTTGATCCACTTGTCAGCTCCCTCTGCCAGGGGGGTTAGTTTACTTGCAAGTGTTATCATGTCCATGAAAGACCACGGCACATACCGATAGTCATTCTGGGCTCCTTTGGCTGATGCAGTCCCTCGAGACTGGTCCTTCTTTTCCATTCGTTGCCGTAGAGTCATCCCACCACCTGTTTCCCCTTTTTCCATCTGTAGTTGTAAATCAAAGGTCTGTCCTGACTTAGCTTTGGTGAGGGTCGCTGCTGAGAACTTACTCCTGTTCCGGACTGGGCTTTGCCAAAGCACCACGGAGGAGTCTTCACTTGACAGATCTGTGTCACCGTCGTCCTCCTCTAGATCGTCGTTCCCCTCATCAGATGAACTTTCTGGCTTGTCTTTCCCTTCCTGatcttctgtggttttctgttgTGATGTCATGGATTCTAACTCTGCACTGTGTCTTATCAATTCTTTGAgctgttcttcttctttccttgctctttcttttattttcttgctttCCCTGATGCCTCCATTCTCACTCTTGTGGGTAGCTTTCCTAGGTGTTCCCTCACTTAGGTGTGATTGAGATGTTGAGGTGCATGCATCCTTCCGGCTGCTACTTGGTTGTTCCCttgcctcttcctcatcctcatctatTATGACTTTTATCTTTCCTGTGATCTTTCCTCCTACCTTGTCTTCATCTATCATTATAAATTGTCCTGCTCTCCCTGGATAATAGGGTGGGGGCCTATAGTCGGTGTCTTTATGCATCATCGGGTTTCTGGTGGCTTCCATCCTGAAGTACTGCAGGATATCCCTCTGCTCCGCATTTCCCAGTTTTTTCCTCATGTGAGTTACTTCAtgctttttatctttatttcttagctcctcctccacttcatcaCATCTTCCAGGATCAAAGCTGCCTTCAAGAGGCCACTGATTTCTTCCTGATGTCATTTTGTGCCAATTTCTCATGCATTGTTGAATTCTTCGTGTGTTTATATCCTTCCACTACTACTCTTACTACTCTGTCTACGCTTTTTCTATGCTTATCGCTTACACATTAATAACATACATATCACAACACAACCCCTTATGAGCTTGCTCCTTGCAAGTTCTCACTTTAAACCTTATATTGCTTCCTACAGTTTTCCTTTCCCTGCCTAGGACCACTCCTCGAAAAGGCACAGTGGTTGACGTCTCCTCAGGCGGTACTTTTAATT from Takifugu flavidus isolate HTHZ2018 chromosome 15, ASM371156v2, whole genome shotgun sequence includes:
- the LOC130539351 gene encoding uncharacterized protein LOC130539351, with translation MTVQGRGHSFLVDSGARYSTISWNLTPELISSDTVELVGFSGRPERLPFSVPLVTRFAGQTVLHPFVISPHCPINLLGRDLLVRTGAAILCGDKGLVVQFPNGMKLNCCIPHQGVKGQMLMSVTPFPEQGVWADIYWGELEPETSPGVGVVALFQSWRPWLSMLSPFAPPVDPYHVTLFYDRENNEVYQDAFREKLQGNFWMITSPCLFVGPEGVAAQVDLTAEQNEWYEMGEEACPHVTLAIHAEHQAKDLGPMIKRLMSVTDWSSTQIPGLLYSPSEKSYKIMHTTTNSVILQHRQIQRFHGREKTDHPDSAQILNALPETLWSSGPTDVGLCSTVEPVTFSVSDYNPVWQSQYKHRPPAEEGIQETIEGLLISGVLEYSTSAWNTPILPVEKQEKGKYRMAHDLRRINSIVTTPTVPVPNPYTAISALSPSHKWFTCIDLANAFFCLPLHSAMRDIFSFTYKGRQLRYTRLPQGFILSPGIFNQTLRKLLKDLTLPEGVVLIQYVDDILLAATSAESCLWATQALLMHLWEKGFKVSRKKLQCCRRSVTFLGRVVSAQGTGVSPAHKSSILEHPKPETVKEMLSFLGLAGYSRHFIPAYSEKTTPLRAMVNEQGMRNLTARLTWTTEGEKAFIALKQALTTAAHLAVPDYKEPFFLDVSEGEHTVNGVLFQKKGGERKVLMYASIMLDPIENRQPSCVRHVAGLAKLLQKTAHLVMGHTLTVLTTHSVVSLVRSAAFTMTSLRQTRMDKILTAPHITYTHEGINMADGMGEGEPHRCEEKVKKDEKIRVDLKTEPLKDPDEILFTDGCCFRHPQEGLKAAYAIVRQSEEGFEEVETGKIKGKESARLAELRAVIRALEISKGKRVTINTDSAYVVGAIHLELCQWLRAGFNTASGSPIKHEAEMRQLTQALMEPAEVAVVKCKGHSKENSLEGRGNEAADQAAKKAAGYKPSYNLLLAEKTVHEILPRYDRERLSCDQEEASPQEKEKVWKERGAVKVEGIWRGPDGRPVLPPGLVDAVLEEAHGLTHCGKPRMMQRMFNMHTL